ggcgtataacgttaacaaattcagctagccgaagtgttcatcaatttagtgggttcggcttatatttttaagccgaacatagtcctgggtcgccgaaccatgatgaaaaatacaattttttgatgatttcaagctacaaaagtgagattaaacataaaatagaagtgtacatgtgtgttagaagcattgggttcctcatccatgtattcatcatatggatttggctcataaaaattatcatcttgagtttgagttggtgtaaaatcattctcacaatctaagaaatcatccatttctgaatcattgttgtagttggtatgtattttcctaggttttttagatgaagaatgaccctcctcatcctccattgaatcaagaagaaaatttttctcactttctccccctctccttctcaataaaaattttgattttttttccccaaattttttcatctaaacaaacctttataattctgaaaattatcttaatcactaaacaaaagttttaatcgctaatccagattactaacactaatacgtaaaggataGATTtgtcactaattttttttttgattaaacgggtttctgattttgttatctcacatcttttttgtctttattcagtatgtctaataagatttaggtatgcccaaaatcatagttcCATTCATATACCCTACGAGGCCATGACTCAAAACCCATGAATCATGATGTTACGCACACCTAGAATCCTAGAGATATTTTATGCGATCAAGGATTCATCTTGTGCAAATCGTACGGCAGCGACTGATACTAACACACCTTTGTTTATCATTTTTCCATGAATATGATAGAACCGCCAGTTGAGGGACGAACACAGAAAACGTCAGAGGAGACAGAGAGAGAAAGTAGTGGTGGTGGGTAATGGAAGAGATTGATGTACTTAGGGCACAAGCTATTGCATCCATGTCTTCTTCGCCtgtaaaccctaaatctaataattCCGATAAAACACTACCACCTGAAACGGCGGCCAGAGAAGAAGGCGAATTAGTCTCTTCTGAAGATGATGTAAATTTCAGTAAACCCTAAATGAATCTTGTGTCTATGTACAGTCTAATTTGTGTTTATATATTAAATGAATCATGTATTTATTTATTCTGATTCAAGGTTATTTGTGGTGTATGTTCATTCAgttattgaaattagggttttgctcttAATGCCGTTTGCTGTCTTGAGTATTTTCTTAACTTACAATTGTTTAAGGTCTCTTGTTCTATGTAtttccattgttttttttttttttgtgtgtgtgtgaatTTTGGTGGTCATTTTCAGATTGTACGTTGTTGTATTTTAGCTTTTGTGGGGATTTATCTTCTAATTAGTGGGTAATAAGTGTTTCTCTGGTCAAATGTATGCAGGATTTGATAACTAGTTCTGCTGCACAGTCTGCTAGTTCAACTCCCAAGCTGGCTGAAGGCGATACTGTTGTCAAGAGCTCGAGTACTCCAAGTTCTGCAATGGGTAGGTCGTTTTGTATTGATGAAGTGCTCCTtcatttagatttaaattttgttATTGAGTTTTGAAACTAGGGTAATAGGTAAAAGAGCATTCATATTAATTTTATGCTTTTCAGGTAAATGTGTTTCTTCTGTGGAAGTACCTGCTAGCTCTGTGGACAGACAGGTTAAACCGTCTGTAAAGAAGAACTTCAAACCTGGTTGTCACTACAATCCTGGTTGGTCTAAGCCTCCATTGCCTGACACTAACTTAGTGATAAGATTCTCAGATAGCGAGAGTGAGAGCGATTCTGAAGAAAACAAACCACAAAAACCTTTAGCAAAGAAAGATAACATAACTGGGGTTCATACTTATAAGAAACGGCCTACTTCACCACATACAAAACCAGAAGTTTTGCAACGAACTTCGAGCAATCAATTAAAGATGATGCCTAAGAAGGTTTCTTCAAGTCAcacattcatatcatcaatgacTAAAATCAATGGAGCCAACTCCAAGACCCCAGGATCTTTTTCCACTGCGTTTCAAAGTCGAAGTTCTGGTCCTCTGAATAAGACATCATCAACCCAAGAAGGCGAATGTAGCCAAAGTGTGAGATTGAACAATAGTGAAGCAGATAGCTTGCGCCAGCAGATTGCAATACGAGAAAATCAATTGAAGGTTCAGCTTAAATCTGTCCAGCAAAGACAGGAAGGAGATTCGGGTTTGTATCACGAACATAGTGGCCCAAGGCTAAAAGATAATGCAGCTGTACAGAGAAGACCAGCTTCTGTTAGCTTTTCTGAATTTTCTCCCAGTGAACAGGCCAAGAAACGTTTGAAAACCGACAATCCTAACTGTGGCAGGCTGGTTTCTGATGGGGAACAAGAAATACGAAGACCTGCCTCAGAGCCTACATCCAAATTGCCGATGGTATTGCGGGAAAATAATGGTGTCGGTGGTGAAGATCTGGTATGTAGTTCCAAAGAGATTAATGTAGGTAGAACAGATATAGTAGCAAACAGATCGACACAAGCTCTCCAGCCTAGGAATTTACAGGAAGTGAAAGATTATGAACCTTCTGTATCTTTTAACGAAACCATCTATCCAGCTGTCCCATTTTCTAAGATGCCTAATAAGCAAGGAAGTTGTAGCATAGCTGGCAATACCCCTAATGACAGTAATTCTGGTAACGGGACAGGGTTGCTTGATTCTTCTGTGCCATTGAGGAGAGTATCACAGTTTGCACTGATGACATCAGGAATACATGACGGTGCCGTGTCTTTGCGCAAGATGCTTTCCCCAGAGAAATCAGTAAGTTGTGCTGCTCCCCGTTACATAGTTGAGTCTTCTCTTAATATTTCTAAATACCGTGATAAGTACTTTTGCCCTGTAAAGAAATCACATTTTTTATTGGtgcattttttttccttcctgTGTTATTCTTATTGTCCATCTTTGGTGGCTTCTATTTATGTTATCCTGTTTTTAGATTCTCTTATGCTTAGAGTGGAAAACAATTTATTCATAATTTCATATGGATCTGTTGAACTTGTCTAAGTTAATGATTTCATTTTAATGGTTTCCACTTTGAATGCTCATGTTAGTATCAATCTGAATGTTTACAGGCCACCAAAAGTTCTAATCATCCTAGGGATTCTTGGGATCCTCATTCATCTACTTCTCAGCAGAAGAATGCACCACACGAGCATTTGCGCACGCAGAGCATTGAACACAACCAGGTGTCACATGGTGATAGAGTACTTAAGCTGTCATGCGATTCTATATTTGATAAAGTTGCAGATGCTTATGTAAGTACACGTGTTGTATGGTTACTTTTTGCTGCACCACTTGTATGGATTTTACATTCACTTTGGTGTCTGAGTCTATTTCTTTTGATAATTGCAAGGCAACACCGATCAATACAAGGCCCCTGAATTCTCTGGAACGCGGAAACCTCTTGGTAGACAATACCATGGATGTACAGACTTTAGCCAAAATGGAAGAAATTCAAGACAAAGAGTTGGAAGAAGCACAGGAGCACAGGAGGATGTGTGAGGTTGAAGAAAGGAAGGCACTTAAAGCTTATCGTAAAGCGCAGAGTGCTTTGGTTGAGGCTAACACTAGATGCCAAAATCTCTTTCGAAGAAGAGACAGTATTTCTGCTGAACTTCAAGGTTGTATAATAGAGGAGTCCAGTTCTTCATGGTCGTCAAGGTGTCGTAACCATCTGGATACTAGGTGTAATTTAGTTGATAATTTTCGAGGGACTGAATTGGGCCAGTTTCCTCCTTTAAGTAACCGAAAGCAGAAACAATTGGAGGGGTCAAATCAGCTGGGCTCTGATAACATTCAGGGAAAGGATGGTGCTCTTCTCCCTTCATATCAACACAACGGTACACTCAGCTTAGTTTCTCAACCGTGCATGGTGCCTCATGCGGGTATGTCACAATTGTATTTCAGCGTACAGACACTTACTACTACACTGATATATAACCATCCTAACATGTCTGCAGATGAAGATAAAGATGCAgtaacaaccgattttagaaattttCAGTCGAGGCTATCATGCGGAAATGAGAGAAGTGTTGGAATGGCGGAGGTGGAACGTAGAGACAATCCAGAAAAGAAATCTTCtgctagtgatcctcaagattaTGCACTTCTTGAAGCCTCTCTGAGGACTGAACTTTTTTCCCGGCTAGGATCAAAAACTGTATCGAGGAGCAGTGATTTGCACTGCGGTGCTGAAGGCTCTGTTAGCAAAGGAATGGAGTGTCTTGCTGAGAATAAATCTCTGTCAGGTTTGGTTAACCAGCCACTTGTGGAGGATGAGCAAAATCTTATTTTAGACCGTGGAGGTAGTATTATCATTTTCAAGCATTTTTTTACTTCCaaaatgttgaacatgtttaagCAGGGCACATGCTATacaattatatatatttttcctgagTGTATAGATACTATTTCTCCTTGGACTGTTAGATATGGTATTTACCATAAACTTTCTATCGTAGAACAAATTAAAGTCCGAATCACGGTAAATCCTGCGCATATGAATTGATTTGGTAAGGTTTAGTTGATTTTTAACTTGCAAGTTTGGAGGAGCATAAAACTTCACAAGTCTTGTTGCAGTTCCTGATTATTTTCTTCTCCAACACATTGTTGCTTGCACTGGAGAGAAATTCAAGCAACTTTAATTAAGTAAAACATGATGATTCCAGTGAActgcagtttttttttcttttttcttttttgtgtgtgCATGCGTGTGTgcagtttgttttatgttattATTAATGGGGTCCTGAAGATCATATTTTAATCAGTTATTCCACTTAGCATCCGTTGGCTTAATACATGGCAGACTGTTCGAGAGAACAGCTTGATAATGCAAATGCTGACGTAGTATCTAGTGAACAATAACTGTAATTTGAAAGATCTTTTTCGCTAGCTTATCGTCTCTGCACCTCTTTCAAGCAAAAGAGCTTCTTTGCTTTTCTAAATTACATGGCGGGACTTTCTAGGTCTAGATTGATTTGAATGGATGATGCTGTTTGGGCACCATTTAGGCGTTGAATTTCCTTTTTGTGAGGATTTGTGTTCTTTAAACTGAACATGAactatttgattattgatttgattgtgtTGCCTATTTGTTACGAAGAGATTAACAATCTTTGCAACACCTTCTTTTTAACCAGGTACTAAGGGACTGGGAGAAAACATCATCCACAGAACTAGTGAAGTCACAAAACAGTGTCTTGGTGATATGTTTTCTGATCTTCAATCACGTGCGTTTGTTGCTCCTGGTGATTGCAGTATGGCTCCAACAGAAGCTTGCAGGCGAGCTGTTGCTGGCCCCGACATGCCTTCCTCAGCTCTTAGGACTGCATTTAATCATTTGAAGAATACAGCTTCAATAGGTTCCATAGGATTCCAGACGAGAAATAAACAAAAATCCATGTCTGAAACTTCTGGCGAAGCATTTGATCTGCGTGACACTTCTGGAGCACATTTCATAGAGGACATCACCAAAGGTACTGATATGCAAGGATTCGGTTCGTATGTTTGTGGTCCTTCGGTGGATCCATTTTGGCCACTTTGTATGTTTGAGCTCCGAGGAAAATGTAACAATGAGAAATGTCCTTGGCAACATGTTAAGGACTTCGGGAAAAATGTAAAGCAGGATGGTGATTCTGAACGTGCTGGTATGACTTTAACCTGATTTGTTCTTGGCGGTAAGTGTCATATTATCCTCTATTTTCAGAAAGTcttttttattttgtagattgCGAGGTTGGAATGTCATCAGACCTTGGAGAATTCAATGGTCGACCCAAGCGTTCTCAGCTTATGTCAGCTCCACCAATTTATATAGTTAGCTCAGATGTTCTCGGAGCGCAACGTACATCTAGATCTGTGCTGGCTCAGAGTATGGGCCAGTCCTGTCTAAACCGTTTTAGCACTTCCTTGATAGTCAACTCTCCCAGTTGGAAATATCTGCTAGCAGATGCACCTTTTCTGCATGTTACTGTTGGTCGTATTGAAGGACAAGGGAGCTGGGACAGGCAGTCTTTGTATCTAAAGACTCAAGACAGTGCAATGGTTTGTCATTCTAATTCCAGTAGTTTTATGGTACACCTTTGTTATTTACAGGACTCACTTAAAAATATATTGCAGTATTTGTTTTTCCCATATATTCTCACTCAAGCTCAAAGTGGTACGCGACAGAAGGGTTTTTACAAAATTATGTTGCAGGGTCTTTAGAATGTATTTTTAGAATGGAGTCTGTGTTCCAGCGTTGGTAACACCATCTTGTATATATATTGCTGTGTTTATATTTGATCTAACTTCTAGAGTGCATCTTTTTTGTTAGAAGCAACACAAACAAGGTTTGGCTGATCCTGAACAATCCTTGGAGCTGGCGATTGTTCTTTTCAGTGAGGATGTGAGTAGACGAGAGGGGAAGAAAAAGGTGTCATTTGCAACTTCCTCATAATTACTATTCGATGTTGTCATCTCAGAAAATGTGTAAACACTTCATCCTACAAGAAATGATTTTTGTAACTGTGGCGCTTGTGGGACTGATAATGTTAAAAATCGTGGGACTGGTAATTATTACGTTGTCACGTTTCTTAGAATTGTTGTTGCAGGCTCTAGCTGTGCTGTCACGTGCGCTCGAGGCTGATCCTACGTCTGTGGTCCTATGGATGGTTTATCTGCACATGTACTACAGGAATGAGAAGGTTATAGGATCTGGGAAGGATGATATGTTTCTTCATGCGGTATGCTGTTGTTTGCTCCTTGATATATACAAGATTTTTTGGCATTTACGTTATTTAAATTGTTTGAACCTCAGTCCTATCAAAAATCATTTCGTGACCTTACCTGAATGATTACAATGAATTCACTTAGGAATGATATCAGCATcttggtatgattttcttatgaaatttgttaggatagtGGAGCTTGTAAGCAAAATATCATACTTCTTAGTTCTTAGAAGGCTGCTGTCACCTGTGGCAGTCAGCATCACTCTTCTTTCACCCTATCATTTGCATTCCTGTATTGGATTTAAATGTTTTTCTTATTATATTTTATGGAAACTTATGAAAATACTTGCACTTGAAGCAAATTaggagattattttttttttccttttatcacATTTAAACTAGCAT
This portion of the Papaver somniferum cultivar HN1 chromosome 11, ASM357369v1, whole genome shotgun sequence genome encodes:
- the LOC113320544 gene encoding uncharacterized protein LOC113320544 isoform X1, whose amino-acid sequence is MEEIDVLRAQAIASMSSSPVNPKSNNSDKTLPPETAAREEGELVSSEDDDLITSSAAQSASSTPKLAEGDTVVKSSSTPSSAMGKCVSSVEVPASSVDRQVKPSVKKNFKPGCHYNPGWSKPPLPDTNLVIRFSDSESESDSEENKPQKPLAKKDNITGVHTYKKRPTSPHTKPEVLQRTSSNQLKMMPKKVSSSHTFISSMTKINGANSKTPGSFSTAFQSRSSGPLNKTSSTQEGECSQSVRLNNSEADSLRQQIAIRENQLKVQLKSVQQRQEGDSGLYHEHSGPRLKDNAAVQRRPASVSFSEFSPSEQAKKRLKTDNPNCGRLVSDGEQEIRRPASEPTSKLPMVLRENNGVGGEDLVCSSKEINVGRTDIVANRSTQALQPRNLQEVKDYEPSVSFNETIYPAVPFSKMPNKQGSCSIAGNTPNDSNSGNGTGLLDSSVPLRRVSQFALMTSGIHDGAVSLRKMLSPEKSATKSSNHPRDSWDPHSSTSQQKNAPHEHLRTQSIEHNQVSHGDRVLKLSCDSIFDKVADAYATPINTRPLNSLERGNLLVDNTMDVQTLAKMEEIQDKELEEAQEHRRMCEVEERKALKAYRKAQSALVEANTRCQNLFRRRDSISAELQGCIIEESSSSWSSRCRNHLDTRCNLVDNFRGTELGQFPPLSNRKQKQLEGSNQLGSDNIQGKDGALLPSYQHNGTLSLVSQPCMVPHADEDKDAVTTDFRNFQSRLSCGNERSVGMAEVERRDNPEKKSSASDPQDYALLEASLRTELFSRLGSKTVSRSSDLHCGAEGSVSKGMECLAENKSLSGLVNQPLVEDEQNLILDRGGSTKGLGENIIHRTSEVTKQCLGDMFSDLQSRAFVAPGDCSMAPTEACRRAVAGPDMPSSALRTAFNHLKNTASIGSIGFQTRNKQKSMSETSGEAFDLRDTSGAHFIEDITKGTDMQGFGSYVCGPSVDPFWPLCMFELRGKCNNEKCPWQHVKDFGKNVKQDGDSERADCEVGMSSDLGEFNGRPKRSQLMSAPPIYIVSSDVLGAQRTSRSVLAQSMGQSCLNRFSTSLIVNSPSWKYLLADAPFLHVTVGRIEGQGSWDRQSLYLKTQDSAMKQHKQGLADPEQSLELAIVLFSEDVSRREGKKKALAVLSRALEADPTSVVLWMVYLHMYYRNEKVIGSGKDDMFLHAIQKNEDSYELWLMYINSRIHVEDRLVAYDTALGALCRFASSDDCDKMHISACILDLFLQMMEFLCMSEDDIGKAVQRIYGLLPTETGISDWGSMSLSNILPLLSVSDKSIFWVCCVYLVMYRKLPDSVLQQFEFEKELQLPIEWPSPVHLTADDKCRVLKLMEVGIDSVGHDINSYSHESENNYKYAHLLAVYHAQCVEVLEDSECSKNLVKGYIELHPTCLDFVLTLARLNNKFAGDLGYEGFEKALHSWPKDVPGIQCIWNQYAQYALEKGEIKFTEVLMVRWFEDSWKVSSLQAEEPDGCVSYPKSKDELFGLLNLALHKVLQKDLVEARRTIDKALKIASPEYFKHCVSEHAVFVLSNRLESINRLESIEDGAFASGGMLGLLNVYLCDSRFSPVSEPLSRKFCQYIRKPRTRQLVNCMLGSVSRDCSLLNTILKAWYGPSLLPKEFGELKDLVDHVEVLMEIFPANYRLALSACELIIQHHNFSKGVAFASAAFWASSLVVNALCQSNPLAPEKSWVEACGVLSSLGELHGISERFHQQAVSIYPFSVKLWKSYLDFSKVTGNMGVVIDAARRGVNLE
- the LOC113320544 gene encoding uncharacterized protein LOC113320544 isoform X2 — translated: MEEIDVLRAQAIASMSSSPVNPKSNNSDKTLPPETAAREEGELVSSEDDDLITSSAAQSASSTPKLAEGDTVVKSSSTPSSAMGKCVSSVEVPASSVDRQVKPSVKKNFKPGCHYNPGWSKPPLPDTNLVIRFSDSESESDSEENKPQKPLAKKDNITGVHTYKKRPTSPHTKPEVLQRTSSNQLKMMPKKVSSSHTFISSMTKINGANSKTPGSFSTAFQSRSSGPLNKTSSTQEGECSQSVRLNNSEADSLRQQIAIRENQLKVQLKSVQQRQEGDSGLYHEHSGPRLKDNAAVQRRPASVSFSEFSPSEQAKKRLKTDNPNCGRLVSDGEQEIRRPASEPTSKLPMVLRENNGVGGEDLVCSSKEINVGRTDIVANRSTQALQPRNLQEVKDYEPSVSFNETIYPAVPFSKMPNKQGSCSIAGNTPNDSNSGNGTGLLDSSVPLRRVSQFALMTSGIHDGAVSLRKMLSPEKSATKSSNHPRDSWDPHSSTSQQKNAPHEHLRTQSIEHNQVSHGDRVLKLSCDSIFDKVADAYATPINTRPLNSLERGNLLVDNTMDVQTLAKMEEIQDKELEEAQEHRRMCEVEERKALKAYRKAQSALVEANTRCQNLFRRRDSISAELQGCIIEESSSSWSSRCRNHLDTRCNLVDNFRGTELGQFPPLSNRKQKQLEGSNQLGSDNIQGKDGALLPSYQHNGTLSLVSQPCMVPHADEDKDAVTTDFRNFQSRLSCGNERSVGMAEVERRDNPEKKSSASDPQDYALLEASLRTELFSRLGSKTVSRSSDLHCGAEGSVSKGMECLAENKSLSGLVNQPLVEDEQNLILDRGGTKGLGENIIHRTSEVTKQCLGDMFSDLQSRAFVAPGDCSMAPTEACRRAVAGPDMPSSALRTAFNHLKNTASIGSIGFQTRNKQKSMSETSGEAFDLRDTSGAHFIEDITKGTDMQGFGSYVCGPSVDPFWPLCMFELRGKCNNEKCPWQHVKDFGKNVKQDGDSERADCEVGMSSDLGEFNGRPKRSQLMSAPPIYIVSSDVLGAQRTSRSVLAQSMGQSCLNRFSTSLIVNSPSWKYLLADAPFLHVTVGRIEGQGSWDRQSLYLKTQDSAMKQHKQGLADPEQSLELAIVLFSEDVSRREGKKKALAVLSRALEADPTSVVLWMVYLHMYYRNEKVIGSGKDDMFLHAIQKNEDSYELWLMYINSRIHVEDRLVAYDTALGALCRFASSDDCDKMHISACILDLFLQMMEFLCMSEDDIGKAVQRIYGLLPTETGISDWGSMSLSNILPLLSVSDKSIFWVCCVYLVMYRKLPDSVLQQFEFEKELQLPIEWPSPVHLTADDKCRVLKLMEVGIDSVGHDINSYSHESENNYKYAHLLAVYHAQCVEVLEDSECSKNLVKGYIELHPTCLDFVLTLARLNNKFAGDLGYEGFEKALHSWPKDVPGIQCIWNQYAQYALEKGEIKFTEVLMVRWFEDSWKVSSLQAEEPDGCVSYPKSKDELFGLLNLALHKVLQKDLVEARRTIDKALKIASPEYFKHCVSEHAVFVLSNRLESINRLESIEDGAFASGGMLGLLNVYLCDSRFSPVSEPLSRKFCQYIRKPRTRQLVNCMLGSVSRDCSLLNTILKAWYGPSLLPKEFGELKDLVDHVEVLMEIFPANYRLALSACELIIQHHNFSKGVAFASAAFWASSLVVNALCQSNPLAPEKSWVEACGVLSSLGELHGISERFHQQAVSIYPFSVKLWKSYLDFSKVTGNMGVVIDAARRGVNLE
- the LOC113320544 gene encoding uncharacterized protein LOC113320544 isoform X3, with translation MEEIDVLRAQAIASMSSSPVNPKSNNSDKTLPPETAAREEGELVSSEDDDLITSSAAQSASSTPKLAEGDTVVKSSSTPSSAMGKCVSSVEVPASSVDRQVKPSVKKNFKPGCHYNPGWSKPPLPDTNLVIRFSDSESESDSEENKPQKPLAKKDNITGVHTYKKRPTSPHTKPEVLQRTSSNQLKMMPKKVSSSHTFISSMTKINGANSKTPGSFSTAFQSRSSGPLNKTSSTQEGECSQSVRLNNSEADSLRQQIAIRENQLKVQLKSVQQRQEGDSGLYHEHSGPRLKDNAAVQRRPASVSFSEFSPSEQAKKRLKTDNPNCGRLVSDGEQEIRRPASEPTSKLPMVLRENNGVGGEDLVCSSKEINVGRTDIVANRSTQALQPRNLQEVKDYEPSVSFNETIYPAVPFSKMPNKQGSCSIAGNTPNDSNSGNGTGLLDSSVPLRRVSQFALMTSGIHDGAVSLRKMLSPEKSATKSSNHPRDSWDPHSSTSQQKNAPHEHLRTQSIEHNQVSHGDRVLKLSCDSIFDKVADAYATPINTRPLNSLERGNLLVDNTMDVQTLAKMEEIQDKELEEAQEHRRMCEVEERKALKAYRKAQSALVEANTRCQNLFRRRDSISAELQGCIIEESSSSWSSRCRNHLDTRCNLVDNFRGTELGQFPPLSNRKQKQLEGSNQLGSDNIQGKDGALLPSYQHNDEDKDAVTTDFRNFQSRLSCGNERSVGMAEVERRDNPEKKSSASDPQDYALLEASLRTELFSRLGSKTVSRSSDLHCGAEGSVSKGMECLAENKSLSGLVNQPLVEDEQNLILDRGGSTKGLGENIIHRTSEVTKQCLGDMFSDLQSRAFVAPGDCSMAPTEACRRAVAGPDMPSSALRTAFNHLKNTASIGSIGFQTRNKQKSMSETSGEAFDLRDTSGAHFIEDITKGTDMQGFGSYVCGPSVDPFWPLCMFELRGKCNNEKCPWQHVKDFGKNVKQDGDSERADCEVGMSSDLGEFNGRPKRSQLMSAPPIYIVSSDVLGAQRTSRSVLAQSMGQSCLNRFSTSLIVNSPSWKYLLADAPFLHVTVGRIEGQGSWDRQSLYLKTQDSAMKQHKQGLADPEQSLELAIVLFSEDVSRREGKKKALAVLSRALEADPTSVVLWMVYLHMYYRNEKVIGSGKDDMFLHAIQKNEDSYELWLMYINSRIHVEDRLVAYDTALGALCRFASSDDCDKMHISACILDLFLQMMEFLCMSEDDIGKAVQRIYGLLPTETGISDWGSMSLSNILPLLSVSDKSIFWVCCVYLVMYRKLPDSVLQQFEFEKELQLPIEWPSPVHLTADDKCRVLKLMEVGIDSVGHDINSYSHESENNYKYAHLLAVYHAQCVEVLEDSECSKNLVKGYIELHPTCLDFVLTLARLNNKFAGDLGYEGFEKALHSWPKDVPGIQCIWNQYAQYALEKGEIKFTEVLMVRWFEDSWKVSSLQAEEPDGCVSYPKSKDELFGLLNLALHKVLQKDLVEARRTIDKALKIASPEYFKHCVSEHAVFVLSNRLESINRLESIEDGAFASGGMLGLLNVYLCDSRFSPVSEPLSRKFCQYIRKPRTRQLVNCMLGSVSRDCSLLNTILKAWYGPSLLPKEFGELKDLVDHVEVLMEIFPANYRLALSACELIIQHHNFSKGVAFASAAFWASSLVVNALCQSNPLAPEKSWVEACGVLSSLGELHGISERFHQQAVSIYPFSVKLWKSYLDFSKVTGNMGVVIDAARRGVNLE
- the LOC113320544 gene encoding uncharacterized protein LOC113320544 isoform X4; this encodes MEEIDVLRAQAIASMSSSPVNPKSNNSDKTLPPETAAREEGELVSSEDDDLITSSAAQSASSTPKLAEGDTVVKSSSTPSSAMGKCVSSVEVPASSVDRQVKPSVKKNFKPGCHYNPGWSKPPLPDTNLVIRFSDSESESDSEENKPQKPLAKKDNITGVHTYKKRPTSPHTKPEVLQRTSSNQLKMMPKKVSSSHTFISSMTKINGANSKTPGSFSTAFQSRSSGPLNKTSSTQEGECSQSVRLNNSEADSLRQQIAIRENQLKVQLKSVQQRQEGDSGLYHEHSGPRLKDNAAVQRRPASVSFSEFSPSEQAKKRLKTDNPNCGRLVSDGEQEIRRPASEPTSKLPMVLRENNGVGGEDLVCSSKEINVGRTDIVANRSTQALQPRNLQEVKDYEPSVSFNETIYPAVPFSKMPNKQGSCSIAGNTPNDSNSGNGTGLLDSSVPLRRVSQFALMTSGIHDGAVSLRKMLSPEKSATKSSNHPRDSWDPHSSTSQQKNAPHEHLRTQSIEHNQVSHGDRVLKLSCDSIFDKVADAYATPINTRPLNSLERGNLLVDNTMDVQTLAKMEEIQDKELEEAQEHRRMCEVEERKALKAYRKAQSALVEANTRCQNLFRRRDSISAELQGCIIEESSSSWSSRCRNHLDTRCNLVDNFRGTELGQFPPLSNRKQKQLEGSNQLGSDNIQGKDGALLPSYQHNGTLSLVSQPCMVPHADEDKDAVTTDFRNFQSRLSCGNERSVGMAEVERRDNPEKKSSASDPQDYALLEASLRTELFSRLGSKTVSRSSDLHCGAEGSVSKGMECLAENKSLSGTKGLGENIIHRTSEVTKQCLGDMFSDLQSRAFVAPGDCSMAPTEACRRAVAGPDMPSSALRTAFNHLKNTASIGSIGFQTRNKQKSMSETSGEAFDLRDTSGAHFIEDITKGTDMQGFGSYVCGPSVDPFWPLCMFELRGKCNNEKCPWQHVKDFGKNVKQDGDSERADCEVGMSSDLGEFNGRPKRSQLMSAPPIYIVSSDVLGAQRTSRSVLAQSMGQSCLNRFSTSLIVNSPSWKYLLADAPFLHVTVGRIEGQGSWDRQSLYLKTQDSAMKQHKQGLADPEQSLELAIVLFSEDVSRREGKKKALAVLSRALEADPTSVVLWMVYLHMYYRNEKVIGSGKDDMFLHAIQKNEDSYELWLMYINSRIHVEDRLVAYDTALGALCRFASSDDCDKMHISACILDLFLQMMEFLCMSEDDIGKAVQRIYGLLPTETGISDWGSMSLSNILPLLSVSDKSIFWVCCVYLVMYRKLPDSVLQQFEFEKELQLPIEWPSPVHLTADDKCRVLKLMEVGIDSVGHDINSYSHESENNYKYAHLLAVYHAQCVEVLEDSECSKNLVKGYIELHPTCLDFVLTLARLNNKFAGDLGYEGFEKALHSWPKDVPGIQCIWNQYAQYALEKGEIKFTEVLMVRWFEDSWKVSSLQAEEPDGCVSYPKSKDELFGLLNLALHKVLQKDLVEARRTIDKALKIASPEYFKHCVSEHAVFVLSNRLESINRLESIEDGAFASGGMLGLLNVYLCDSRFSPVSEPLSRKFCQYIRKPRTRQLVNCMLGSVSRDCSLLNTILKAWYGPSLLPKEFGELKDLVDHVEVLMEIFPANYRLALSACELIIQHHNFSKGVAFASAAFWASSLVVNALCQSNPLAPEKSWVEACGVLSSLGELHGISERFHQQAVSIYPFSVKLWKSYLDFSKVTGNMGVVIDAARRGVNLE